In Halichondria panicea chromosome 13, odHalPani1.1, whole genome shotgun sequence, one genomic interval encodes:
- the LOC135346310 gene encoding PI-PLC X domain-containing protein 2-like, with protein sequence MSQLETLWIINATSKNLKLTGVHSTLMNQWSFTDIQAQSQSNFAIEFKQSGSGAKADVTFQLEGTNTRFQLQASDATGKQLQVDWSSTDPRQYTVFPPFITGATAARVRWVQNGTACVLIQDKPALLPSPSQLSNLGTQWMEHYSDVIHNLTLTEMCIPGTHDSGTYQPDFVLGREWIRTQSLSLRNQLNLGIRSLDLRIGQNKPGDYIITHDTWKTKYSLSQALTEVVDFIKATKVEIVILDFHRFNILNKGSSFDFDQLKAQVKSTLGGYFVPAPEGVGKTLFELWHRPNAAQERIIITWNDDGSIDRSYMWPGVDQHWYSTADSQDKLFNFLSADFTNPPPRNKMWASCVFRTASVFQTPFVNAKDLRGKVDSWFYGCADWSLKANILMTDFCPDYNNVIHAAICASLLNGNKKQSLH encoded by the coding sequence ATGAGCCAATTGGAAACTCTGTGGATTATAAACGCTACGAGCAAAAACCTGAAGTTGACTGGAGTTCATAGCACTCTCATGAACCAATGGAGCTTTACTGACATTCAAGCACAAAGCCAGAGTAACTTTGCGATTGAATTTAAACAGAGCGGCTCAGGGGCTAAAGCCGATGTTACGTTCCAACTGGAAGGTACAAACACTCGTTTCCAACTCCAAGCCTCAGATGCAACTGGTAAACAGCTCCAAGTAGACTGGAGCAGCACGGACCCACGTCAATACACTGTCTTCCCTCCTTTCATCACCGGCGCTACAGCAGCGAGGGTTCGTTGGGTGCAAAACGGAACTGCTTGTGTCCTGATACAAGACAAGCCGGCTCTCCTACCCTCTCCATCACAACTCAGCAATCTGGGTACGCAATGGATGGAGCACTATTCTGACGTCATCCACAACCTGACCTTGACTGAGATGTGCATACCAGGCACTCACGATTCCGGAACCTATCAACCTGATTTCGTACTCGGACGAGAATGGATTCGAACGCAAAGTCTCAGCCTTCGAAATCAACTCAACTTGGGAATTCGATCTCTGGACCTTCGCATTGGACAGAACAAACCCGGTGATTACATCATCACTCACGATACCTGGAAGACTAAGTATTCCCTCAGTCAAGCTCTAACGGAAGTGGTAGATTTTATCAAGGCCACAAAAGTGGAAATCGTAATTCTGGATTTTCATCGCTTCAACATATTAAACAAAGGATCAAGTTTCGATTTCGACCAACTCAAAGCTCAAGTCAAGTCCACACTCGGAGGTTACTTTGTTCCAGCTCCTGAAGGAGTTGGTAAGACACTGTTTGAGTTGTGGCACCGTCCAAATGCTGCTCAAGAACGGATTATTATCACATGGAATGATGATGGCTCTATTGACCGCAGCTACATGTGGCCGGGGGTAGACCAACACTGGTACTCCACGGCCGATAGTCAAGACAAGCTGTTCAATTTCCTCTCAGCTGATTTTACTAATCCTCCCCCGAGGAATAAAATGTGGGCCTCGTGTGTGTTCAGAACTGCAAGCGTCTTTCAAACACCATTTGTGAATGCCAAAGACCTTAGAGGAAAAGTCGATAGCTGGTTTTACGGCTGTGCTGATTGGTCGCTAAAAGCTAACATACTTATGACAGACTTTTGTCCCGATTACAACAATGTCATACATGCTGCTATCTGTGCATCTCTACTGAACGGCAACAAGAAACAATCtcttcattaa
- the LOC135346307 gene encoding DALR anticodon-binding domain-containing protein 3-like has protein sequence MDSVLEAWQTLYSLKLREMVPCPPGEAPALICSNNTRNGELLFPKEIAKSFLRATEQKEGAVVALNKSLDGCGYPEHFFSEFTLNQKQHLFIRLNRSFVFKTMICQVISSKDNNVQSDESHCITLVPHVLCNGADITHISVSESRSLLTVGLLRNVLKSIGKSVDVYLSDLPFSQLPSSVRNLFSSFFSTKQKRGVHRDITAADFITSLQPLTDPPIPHPFTNPTSTVHSILQIDVKSFAIDQKLIGKGGYEKNLNSVQVTTVSGQLTPAASLAHDICTRCSKDHMIIHVAQQQRSYQAQQAMVLVDIFNSKSKSSMQQQHIALTSAVDVLNCPGSTVNYSLSELLRIRQEQMTSAFTVKYSDTLKGDQLQLLVNRMTEAVIKFELLSQDPTTYVKIDAPEVSVSCDDDVRFDGAFVLYNYARVAALLNRHRLASQHGVYPLLPSVETVDFSLLKEEEEWQLLFHYVLQYPLLLKEAAKIAKKGVGVHITLGLKKICQFLTRFSHAFSSYYSRTKVLMPPEPHLLPLIHARLYLLMAIKQVLHNGLALLAIEPFEQM, from the exons ATGGACAGTGTTCTAGAAGCATGGCAAACACTCTATAGCCTGAAGCTTAGGGAGATGGTTCCCTGTCCACCTGGAGAAGCCCCAGCACTCATCTGCAGCAACAATACAAGGAATGGTGAGCTACTGTTCCCCAAAGAGATTGCAAAATCTTTCCTGAGAGCTACTGAACAGAAG GAAGGGGCAGTGGTGGCGTTGAATAAAAGCCTGGATGGGTGTGGTTATCCTGAACATTTCTTCTCGGAATTCACCCTCAACCAAAAGCAACATTTATTTATCCGACTCAACCGTTCGTTTGTTTTCAAGACAATGATTTGCCAAGTTATAAGCAGTAAAGACAACAACGTGCAATCAGATGAAAGCCACTGTATCACTTTAGTACCTCATGTGCTTTGTAATGGTGCGGATATAACACACATTAGTGTTAGTGAATCAAGATCACTGTTGACAGTTGGGTTGCTACGGAATGTTTTGAAATCGATAGGAAAATCAGTCGATGTTTATCTTTCA GACCTTCCATTCTCTCAACTACCCAGCTCTGTAAGAAATTTGTTCAGTTCATTCTTTTCCACAAAACAAAAGAGAGGGGTCCACCGTGATATCACAGCAGCTGACTTTATCACTTCACTTCAACCCCTCACTGACCCTCCAATCCCTCACCCTTTCACTAACCCTACCTCCACTGTTCACAGCATTCTACAAATTGATGTCAAAAGTTTTGCCATTGATCAGAAACTCATAG GGAAAGGTGGCTATGAGAAGAATTTAAACAGTGTACAAG TGACTACTGTGTCAGGGCAGCTAACACCAGCGGCTTCACTAGCACATGACATATGTACCCGCTGTTCCAAGGATCACATGATCATTCATGTTGCCCAGCAACAGCGGAGCTACCAGGCACAGCAGGCCATGGTACTAGTGGACATATTCAACTCAAAATCTAAGTCCTCCATGCAACAGCAG CATATTGCTCTAACATCTGCTGTGGATGTTTTGAATTGTCCTGGATCAACAGTCAACTACTCACTCTCAGAGCTATTAAG AATCAGACAAGAGCAAATGACAAGTGCTTTCACTGTCAAATACAGTGACACACTGAAAG GTGACCAGCTGCAACTATTAGTGAATCGTATGACCGAGGCTGTCATCAAGTTTGAGTTGCTTTCTCAAGACCCGACCACATAT GTGAAGATTGATGCTCCTGAAGTGTCCGTCAGCTGTGATGATGACGTGAGGTTTGATGGAGCGTTTGTGCTGTATAACTACGCTCGTGTGGCTGCTCTTCTCAACCGCCATAGACTAGCCTCTCAACATG GTGTGTATCCTCTCCTACCAAGTGTGGAGACAGTGGACTTCTCTCTCCTCAAAGAAGAG GAGGAGTGGCAATTGCTGTTTCACTATGTGCTACAGTATCCACTACTCTTgaaggaggcagcaaagataGCAAAGAAGGGAGTCGGCGTACACATTACTCTTGGTCTGAAGAAG ATCTGCCAGTTTCTGACAAGATTCAGCCATGCGTTTAGCTCTTACTACAGTAGGACTAAGGTCTTAATG CCCCCAGAGCCCCACCTGCTGCCACTGATTCATGCCAGGCTGTATCTACTGATGGCTATCAAGCAAGTACTTCACAATGGACTCGCACTGTTAGCAATCGAACCATTCGAACAAATGTAA
- the LOC135346305 gene encoding uncharacterized protein LOC135346305 yields MLGTAGWLLVSTLTVVTCSSNVYALRYMLGDAVYNGTASCYSDNGINTNSTCCCPEESPTFVQESNSCVQDATLLDECDLQLDVNISSSSSVETIPFVFVPSNTTKELHILPNSGFTVTSDQKAIIRFKNDSMALQCDSIQNISLISGQNVSPSLQLTDFRIENNSIQILTQERYSNALYRLDLNCNCNITEARKCLLFKLVDSQQESIDKYTFRDCLVPPTTTEMTSSAPSSTTPVMPTDEPSIWLRYNRLLIYVVIGGGCVVGLILVFIIMLCILAGCIARRRRYRARRKQQLERGTQYHISRMQGRPSAQTRRNLSHSITNLPEIENHSPEDTEPQEPQPPTLVKAEVPTIPRRPVEEDDQVTFGTFKRRPKGQKPDEQQSSIEKQPTRPKELPPKAATMPNIPVLIQPPKPPLQQMSLTDTPTQAYYETVVPVIKSTQADEQTDSEAYDILDHQRAALKGRHFTSPNYSQLSISRSKSPTLIDTGHSYSLITPRTRTPSTPPPVPPPLSPSYNGLELLRPQNRFSKDILTSSWSKPSHTDKVTSHITKQPVISQEDDLYDYPTKKKAAPKPQRARKRGAVKVTHDGSEVIYDVPPGRKISDDNTSIDSYVDMTQYTITKL; encoded by the exons ATGCTAGGTACTGCAGGTTGGCTGCTTGTATCAACTTTAACTGTAGTTACATGCAGTTCTAACGTGTATGCACTGAGGTATATGCTAGGAGATGCTGTGTACAATGGTACTGCAAGTTGCTACAGTGACAATGGTATCAATACAAACAGCACCTGCTGCTGTCCTGAAGAAAGTCCAACATTTGTACAAGAAAGTAACTCCTGTGTCCAAGATGCCACTCTCCTAGATG AATGTGACCTACAACTTGATGTGAATATCAGCTCAAGCTCAAGCGTTGAAACTATACCGTTTGTATTTGTTCCAAGCAATACTACCAAAGAGCTCCACATTCTCCCCAACAGCGGATTCACTGTCACCAGTGATCAGAAGGCTATAATTCGCTTTAAAAATGATTCTATGGCTTTACAATGTGACTCTATACAGAACATTAGTTTAATCTCAGGACAAAATGTTAGCCCCTCACTACAGCTAACGGACTTTAGGATAGAAAACAACTCAATACAG ATACTAACCCAAGAGCGATATTCTAACGCTTTATACAGACTAGACCTAAATTGCAATTGCAACATCACAGAAGCTCGGAAATGCCTGCTGTTCAAGCTTGTTGATTCACAGCAAGAAAGCATTGACAAATACACATTTAGAG ATTGCTTAGTTCCGCCTACCACCACCGAGATGACAAGTAGCGCTCCGAGTTCCACCACCCCAGTAATGCCTACTGACGAGCCGAGCATCTGGTTGAGGTACAACCGTCTTCTGATCTACGTGGTTATCGGTGGAGGCTGTGTAGTGGGCTTGATACTAGTGTTCATCATTATGCTGTGCATATTGGCTGGCTGTATAGCAAGAAGAAGGCGATATAGAGCAAGAAGAAAACAGCAACTAGAAAGAGGCACACAGTATCACATATCTAGAATGCAAG GGAGACCTAGTGCACAAACTCGCAGAAATCTCTCCCACTCAATAACAAACCTCCCGGAAATTGAAA ACCATTCTCCTGAAGACACGGAGCCACAAGAGCCGCAACCTCCCACACTCGTTAAAGCAGAGGTGCCAACCATACCAAGAAGACCGGTTGAAGAAGATGATCAAGTTACATTCGGTACGTTCAAGCGTCGTCCTAAAGGCCAGAAACCAGATGAACAGCAGTCCTCGATAGAGAAGCAGCCAACACGACCAAAGGAATTGCCACCAAAAGCAGCAACAATGCCTAACATTCCTGTACTTATACAGCCACCAAAGCCACCATTGCAACAGATGTCTCTAacagacacacccacacaagcATACTATGAAACTGTTGTTCCAGTTATTAAATCAACCCAGGCTGATGAACAAACTGATTCTGAAGCATACGATATCTTAGACCATCAAAGAGCAGCACTAAAAGGGAGGCACTTCACCTCACCAAATTACTCCCAACTAAGCATTAGCCGCTCGAAAAGCCCCACACTGATTGACACTGGTCATTCGTACAGCCTAATAACCCCCCGAACACGGACTCCCTCCACTCCCCCACCTGTCCCTCCCCCATTGTCCCCATCTTACAACGGACTAGAACTACTGAGACCTCAGAACAGATTCTCAAAAGACATTCTAACAAGCTCGTGGTCTAAGCCATCGCACACGGACAAAGTAACTAGCCATATTACCAAACAGCCAGTTATATCTCAAGAAGATGATCTGTATGACTATCCTACGAAGAAGAAAGCTGCCCCTAAACCACAGAGAGCAAGAAAAAGGGGAGCGGTCAAAGTAACACATGATGGATCTGAAGTTATCTACGATGTGCCACCAGGCAGAAAGATATCTGACGATAATACTTCAATAGATTCGTACGTAGATATGACACAATACACTATCACAAAACTATAA